In the Silene latifolia isolate original U9 population chromosome 1, ASM4854445v1, whole genome shotgun sequence genome, TCGCGGTCATCTTCTgttcttttccattttggggtgtctcagtcatttgttgtcctttttattttaagaatgaacttcatgagtaatttgatcattcacactcaatttgttccacttgtcatttagtaattgcccccctcctctttccttggtctttgtgcaaaaccaaaggacaacaaatgactgggacggagggagtaatactcAATGAGCTATTTAATAGTTCTTATATAATTCTAGCTTTTCTAATTTGTTCTTTTATGTTGCTTTTGTTTCAAGGAAATACTGTTCTGCCGAGCCAATTTCAGAAATGACTTCAATGATCGGCGTGTTATCTTGTATTTGAATGATTGTACTTGTGGAAGGAAGTACTGTCAAGAAAATGCATCCTTTGTGGTCAAGAATCACCTGAAAAAAGTTAGCCTAAGAGATGCTGCCGTTGAATTTTTAATCGAGTAATTTCTGTTTCTAATTTGCCTTTcttgtttcttctttatattgtggTCTTTCTCATATTTTTTTAGTGTTTTATTTCTTCCGGATGGGAGTTGTTGGAATGTTGTTTTTGTTGGTCCACCCTGAATATCTTAATTTTAGGATCTGAATTTCTGCTCTGAGATTTTCATTTCAAATTTAGTTGATGTTTTCACTCTTCAGTCTTTTCCAATCCGCCCAAGAGACTAGTTTCCTGTTAAAATTgcgtttatttttattttccgcATCTTGTATGCTGAGACCCCTCTTATTATGCCATTTTCCTCGCTGTATCTTTTTTGAGTGTGAGTGTTCTATTATCTGATTAGTAGAATGCGATGTACTTAGTGCTCCTCTGTTACACACATGTACGTAGTGTGAGTCTTTCCTCATCTGCCCAAGAGACTTGTTTCCTGTCAAAATTCATATTTCGTTCTCTCATCTTGTATGCTGATGCCCTCTTGTTTTCACGCCATGTTACTTGCTGTCTCTTTCTGGAGTGTGAGTTTTCTTGTATGCCATTAGTAGAATGCAATGTACTTAGTGCTCCACTCACACATGAGTATTTCTGTTCTGATATTGCTTGCATGGTTAATACTTTTGGCATTCAGGTACAAACGACCAAAGGCTGAACCTGGAAGCACAGATATAGAATCAGGACTCGTTGGTCACATTCATCTTAATGCGGTCTGTATCTGAGCGATTGTGGATGATACTAACATTTTTTTGTCAACAATAATTTTTCACTTAGTAACAAGTTTAAAGTTGTGTAGACTTTACTGAGGGAGTCAAAGATCAGTACGCACGACATACTACAGAAATGTGAGGAGCAAGTGAATGTCTTACGAAGGAAGAAGAAGTATGGTCAGTGCTTTAAAAGGATGTCTCTGTCTGTCAGGTGAATTTGCTTCACATTGCCAATTAAATAGTTTTAGTGCTGCTTATATTTCACTTTTGAAAGTTATGGGTCTCTGCTGTTTTTCATATCCTCTCTCTCTTCGATAAATGATTTTTTGGGTCCCATTATGTTTACTCTCTTggattaattatgataaaaaGTATTATCTTCTTTCCTTCTTTGAATTTGAGAATATCTTGTCCTCTTTTTCCTTAATATATACTGTCTTTTTACTCATCAAAAATAAATGTAACATGCTCTCTGATAGACATTTCTGAAGGCTCCCATATAGTTTTCTGTTAGATCTTATCCCTTCTGACAACACTTCTACATCAGCGGTTAGGATTCTGTCTTTGGGCAGGCTCTTGTGGAGCTTACTTGTTTTTTATGTTTGTGTCTGGTGTGTTGCATTCTATCTGGCATTTACTATTGATGACGGTGAAAAGGAATATATCTTGAAGCTTTGTCATCAGTCATGTCTTGAGGGAAAGAAGTCTTGGTATGGGTTTTGCTTGAGATAAGTGCAGCTGTGAACTACTCTCTATTTCCTTCAATGTGAGGATAATATTGAATTATGGGGCTAATTGAGTGAAATAAACGGAGTATTAAGGTGAATAGCGAACAAGAGTGCACTATATGTAGCATGTCGAAGTAAATTAAATGGCTTGATTTTTTCTGTGTTTTGTTCTGGAGTATGAGGGAATAAAGTTAAATGGCTCACTAACCTcgttacacttttttttattgTGAAGTAGCATTCATTCAATGTATTTTTTCATTGTGGGTCATCCGAAATAGCCTTGCTGTGTTGTTACAACACAGGCGTGCATCCGACACACCCTCCCTCCCTCTTCTTTTAATCTTGCCATTTTCAGAATCCCTGGAGGGTTGGAGTAAAGTTTCActgttcttacattgttattcaTGGCATAGACGGGCCCACTTGTGAACGGTTATGTACTTATGTTTGATTCCAGTTTCTGGACACTTATatatctttctttctttctttctgtGCATGTGCGTCTGTGTTGTCAGTGAGTGTTGCCAATTCCCAACTTCAGGAGGTAGGTGGACTGATATGCCATGCTTGAAGTTCTTCTGGGAAGACATGGCTGACCCACACATTGAGAAAATATCACACATCATGGCTGATTTGATCTGCCCTGTTCTGTTAGACACAGTCATTAAAGGTATTTATAATGTTCCTTTTGATTTTTCAGTTTAAATTGAAGAGCCTTCTATCTATTAATGTTCGGGTGAATCTGAGACAGTCTCACACGCGACCTCAACATGAATGTGTTTGtttctaaattaatttttaaggtTAATAGTGAATCGTCTTTCTCATATAAATGGTTGTGTTAGATGGTTATTTCCATGAGGGGTTCAGAAAGCAGTATTGTCTGATAAATAATATTTATCTACAAGTTGTACATCATTGAATTGGCTGTACTTTAACACAAAATATGTGTTTGGGCCCAGATAATGCAAGACAATGCATTTTTGATCTTAAGAGCATAGTTGTGGTTTTCTGTCATTCTTTCTTGGTGGTGATTTTGTGGTGCATATTCTTAATTACTATTAGTACATACTCTCTCCATcctggtcaattgttgtcctttggttttggcacaaagaccaaagaaagaggagggagccaataactaaatgacaagtggcaCAAATTGagcgtgaatgatcaaattgatcatcaagttcattcttaaaataggaAGGACAAcgaatgactgagacaccccaaaatagaataggacaacaaatgaccggaacagagggagtatttgttttcTAAATATAGAAATATTGCTAGACTTTTAGTAGTCTAGTGTTTTTAATCTCTTGAATGTATATGCAGACTTCTTCAGAGCGTTAGCTTTAAAGTGGCTTGCTTATTAGATAACTGATGGACGCGATGGTAGTAAATTTTTTCTTTGAGAATGGAAATGTCAGTAATACATCCTGTACTTGCAGGACAATATGTtggttccaaaaaaaaaaaaaaaaaagatatgcaCAGTTTCGCTACTCTTACCATCTCCAATTAACTTGCAAAATGGTTATACTCATCTATTTGGGGAATAAACAACCGAACAATATTAATTTTCATTCTGGGGCGCGTGGTTTTCTTTACTGTTATTACTGCTGGAAGTTGGTTCTTGTAATTGTAACTAGTGGACAATTGTTGACCTCATATCAATTAAACGAGGAAGTGCCACAAGTCATCTAGTACTGTTATGTGGTGAACATATCTCTGACGGAGGAACCTTGTTAACTCATATTCACAAACAAAATATTGTAGAgctattttatattatttatgtAGTATGTGGGTTAACTTAGCTAGTGTTTCTAAACTAAACTCATTGGGTGAAATATTTCAATTTGGGGGGTTATTTTGAGACTTGCTGACTTTTTGCTACTAATCTGGATGTACATTGtctaactatgttgacaattcaATTAATGTCCTTAGAGATGATCTCAAATTTATAATGTGAGACTGACCCAATACAACTAAATCCCAATTGTATACTTATTGACCCAGGAAACCagaattgaacaaagtactaaccAATAATATGGGCCAGTTTCATGATAATCTTATCAAGAGACGTCTCATTACTCTCATATGAGAAGTTGTGTTGGTCATTGATATCTCTGCGATGCTTCTGTTTGTACCATTTGGGTAGCTTTTCTATGTATGTGCTTTTTACAGTGTTTCTAACCCGACATAAAAACTGTTGCATGTTTGAATGTTCTTTATATGACTCTGGCAGGTGATCCTCGAATATCTACTGTCAACATTGTCTGGATTAATCCTGGCACAACTAGTTGGGTGCAAAGTCCTTGTGAAAGAAAGGGTGAACTTGGCGTGGAAGTTACTCTAGAGAAGACGGCAGTCCGGCAGAGTGGTGATGCATGGAGGATTGTTCTTGATTGCTGTCTTCCTATTTTCCATTTGGTTGATACAAGGCGTTCCATCCCATATGCTATTAAACAAATCCAAGACCTACTTGGAATTTCTTGTGGCTTTGATCAGGCAGTGCAGGTGCGTAGACCTGCCTATTCTCTTTGATTGGTTTTATGTTACTGTAAAtaattcatttttttcttatacaGGCTCACATGTGTGATATGTCTCTTGGTgaatttagattttttttttcaacatttTATGGTTTTACATGTTATGAACTGTCCTTGCTTTTCATTAGCCAGTTCGACATCTTTCAAAATTCGACACCAACCAGACCTAAAATATTGATTTTATGACCCAAACTCAACACGCCCACTCTGTTGACAGCTCTACCAAGTTCTAATTAGTTTGTGTTCTTTCTATCTCTCTCTTGCAAAGTTGTGCCTGTTTTCTTGTCTCTTTCGCCTTCCAACTTTAAATCTACTTTCTGATTCTGGCCTGCTTGCTGAGATTCTTTAACGCCTTTTGGGGGTTGAAAAGTTTCTCTAACGCTAAAGACAGACTGATGTTTTGTCCTGTGGTATTTTACTCTTGACCAACCCATAACTGCTAGTTGATGTGTAGTTAACTTTAGAAGCTTCTGTACCTTTTCTGCTTAGCTCGTGAAAGTTTGTGCACACATTATTCTATAGAGTTACGTTCGGGAACTAGGAATTGATACTTGTGAAAGGTTGTGGACACATTATTCTGTTAGGTTGCGTTTGGGAAATATGAATTGATTTTGTTTCCTTGAATccatttcttaaaattgaaatcTTGTGATTCAATACCAAATCCAAACTTGTTTGGCAACTCTTGGAAGTCAATTCCAGAATTTCGATTTTACAGTGATATTTGGTAACTCTTGGAATTGATACATGGAAATTCAAAGATACTATATAGTACCCCTCCTGATCCAATCCAATCTAGCAAATTTTTGAGGTTAAAATTTAATGCAAATACGTTATAATAATGCGAAAAAATACAATACGACAAAAATAAAAATTCTTAATATGATGGATGGTGATACGAAAGAAAGCGGCCATAAAACTTGAGAAGAAGAGATTTGTTGCGTCAATCATTGTGAAAAGTATTAAATAAAAAGTTTAAGAATAATTTTGTTCCGTTTTTTTACCCCAATCAAACCCGGTTAATGTGACCCATATTTGACCCCACCTGTAAAcgccaaaccaaaccaaaccgcCAACTTCTTTGACATGTTTATGGCAGAGTAATTAGAGGTTGAAATTGAAATGACTAGTGTGAGAATAGAATTGGAGCGGGACACTTTTTGAACTAACTTGGAATTGGAGATGGATTGTGCCAATTCCATTTCCAAATGACAGAGTTCTCCAATTACTGGAATTGGCTCAATTCTGGAATTCAATCCCAATTCCAAGTTTGAGAACGAAATTTGAGGTAAACATCTTTTGAACTAACAAGGCATGTACGGGATTCATAAGCTCATGATTATTagctttaattttattttttcgtGTCAACCGCACGACTGTTAAGTGGTTTCCAACCTGGGTACCAGCTCTCAGTGACACATTGACCTATACATTTTAGCAAATGGTCAATATTTAAAAACTATAATTCAGTGCAGCAGAGTAAGTGATGTTTCAATACATGGCGGTGCTATTTTTACCTTTTTTTGAACAATCATTTTTGATTATTTTAAAGGTTTTTCATTTCATGTTAATTGCAGCGCCTTTCAACATCAGTGACTTTGGTCACGAGAGGTGTTCTTAAAGAGCATTTGATCCTCCTGGCTAGCAGCATGACTTGTTCTGGAAACTTGGTTGGTTTCAATATAAGCGGAATCAAGGCATTGTGTCGTGCACTAAGTGCCCAAGTGCCATTCACCGAGGCAACTCTCTATGTAAGGAATGGTTCTAGTTAAACAATATTATACTGTATTTTACATCTGAGAGTTTTGTAATTAAGGTTTATGTTTTTTTGGTTCTACTTTGCCAGACACCCCGGAAGTGTTTCGAGAGGGCTTCTGAAAAACGTCATGTGGATTCCCTAGCGGGCATTGTTGCATCTTGCTCATGGGGAAAGCGTGTTGCTGTTGGTACAGGAACCAAGTTTGAAATCCTGTGGGACACCAAGGAGGTTTTCACATTGGCTTTCTAATTTCTATATTTTTAATGTTTGTGTTCAATATTATTTTATTTCTCTTTGATCATGGTCCAAGGATTTACTGCTTAAATTTTTCTCTTTGCTAATCACTATCTGTGTCTGTCAGATTGAAATGGACAAGGAGCCGATTGATGTTTACAATTTTCTACATTTGGTTCGAAGCTCCAATGAGGAAGGGATGGAGACTGGCTGTTTGGGTGAAGATATTGACGAGTTTGACTGGGAAGATAGTCATATGGAGCCTGCTCTATCACCTGATCAAGAGAATAAAGCTGTTTTTGAGGAAATCATTGAACTTGATATGCATTCTCAAGAACAAGGAGGTGGCAGTTCGGAGAGTGGGTGGAATGTGGGCTCTAAGTCAGCAGAGGGTAATGGTTGGGCCAATTGGGGACCCAAGAAAGATCCACCACAGCCTGAAGATAGATCTGGGTCTGCCAGTTGGGATGTACCAAAGAACCAGGACTCGGCAAAGGGTGATGGCTCGGCCAGTTGGGGGACCAAGAAAGACCAGTCACGGCCAGAAGACTCATCTACTACTGCTGGTTGGGGTGCATCAAAGACCCAAGATTCCGAGGAAGGAGAGAAAAACCAGGCTTGGGGTAACACTCATAATTCTGTTCAGGAAAAGGCTATGTGGGGTCAACCACAGCCTGAAGATAGATCTGGGTCTGCCAGTTGGGATGTACCGAAGAGCCAGGACTCGGCAAAGGGTAATGACTCGGTGAATTGGGGGACCAAGAAAGACCAGTCACGGCCAGAAGACTCATCTAAGACTGCTGGTTGGGGTGCATCAAAGACCCAAGATTCTGAGAAGGAAGGAGAGAAAAACCAGGCTTGGGGTAACACTCGTAATTCTGTTCAGGAAAAGGCTACGTGGGGTCCACCTAGCACTGCCTCCTGGAAGCAGAATAAAAATGATGGCGATGATAATCAACTTGCAGGTTCCTTAAGTCTAGAATCTGAAAGTGGAAGAAAGATTGAGTCTTCATGGGGACCGGTGAAAgaaggctcgtctttgaaagaaacaACTCCTGCAAGTTCTGATGATTGGAGGTCAAAGAAATCTGTCAGAACAAGTtctgatgattggggttcaaaGAAATCTGTTGGAACAAGTTCTAATGGATGGAACTCTCAACAGACAAAATCGTCTTGGAATTCAGGTCGTAATGATGGCGGGGAGAAGTCTTCATTGGAAACTCCAAGTGTGGTTCCATGGAGTAAAAACAACAGCCAAGGTGGTGGTGGCTGGGCATCTACCCAGGCCAATCAACACGTAGAAACTGGAGCTGGTTGGGGTGCATCAAAGACCCAAAATTCCGAGAACGAAGGAGAAAAAGACCAGGCCTGGGGTAATAGTCGTAATTCTGTTCAGGAAAAGGCCATGTGGGGTCCGCCTAGCGCTGCCTCCTGGAAGCAGAATAAAAATAATGGTGATGATAAGCAACTTGCAGGTTCCTTAAGTCTAGAATCTGAAAGTGGAAGAAAGATTGAATCTTCATGGGGACCGTTGAAAGAAGGCCCGTCTTTGAAAGAAACAACTCCCGTAagttctgatgattgggggtcaaagAAATCTGTTGGAAAAAGttctgatgagtggggttcaaagAAATCTGTTGGAACAAGTTCAGATGATTGGGGTTCAAAGAAATCTGTTGGAACAAGTTCTAATGGATGGAACTCTCAAGAGACAAAATCGTCTTGGAATTCGGGTCGTAATGATGGCGGAGAGAAGTCTTCATTGGAAACTCCAAGTGGATCTCCATGGAGTAAAAACAACAGtcaaggtggtggtggtggctgggCATCTACACAGGCCAATCAACAAGGAGAAACTGGAGGCTGGGGgtcggaaaagaaagggagcaacacacaATTTTCTTGGAAACATAATCACGAGGTATTTACAATACCTGGCTCTCATGTGAATGAGTGAATCGAACAATTTTATATGAGGTCTAGTTAAATTTTATGTGGTGTAGTCTTTTGTGAAATTCATAGATTAAATTTTATGTGATCGTCGTTTGTGAATTTCATAGATGTTACGTACGTTAGCATAGTGTCCCTACCTGTGAACCAAGTACCattatggatttttttttttgtaacaaCAGGAGCCGCAAAGTCAATCTGGCCGGTCGTTTGGGCGGGGTTCCGGAAGGGGTGACAATGGTGGGGGCCGTGGTTGGGGTTCTAACAATTCCGGAGAATGGAAAAGCCGGAAGAATCGCCTTCCAAAACAACCTGGATCAAATGATGACTTCAGTAATGTGGCATTGACAGCTACCAAGAGGCGGATGGATCTGTTTCCGGCTGAGGAACAAGATGCCCTTTCTGAGATCGAAAAAATCATGCTGGCTATCAGACGAATCATGCATCAGTCAGGGTATGTTTTCAATCTGTCTGTTGGATTTCTGGTAGTGATAATTTAGAGGTGTTGGCTCAATATGAGGGATAAAGCTGAAACATCTTTTATTAATTAGAATAGTTTGTGTAAAAGACTGTTTCGCTTGCCTTAGCACAAGATTCACTGATGCACTTTAAACAAATCATCGTGGATTCGTGGGTGCCTTAGGTGCGCCTTTAGTGTAAGAGGCGGCTAGCAAGCCTCTTAACTAGCAAATAATTGGAATACATAGGGCACCCTTCTTCGATTTCTTTGTAGAGCGCAATAAGCAAAACATAAGAGAAGTAAAGATtgattgtatgtaatttaattttatatgtcAGCTCGACTTTTTAGAGTCTACAGGTGAAATGATCTGCTTCAATGGCAATAAGTGATAGATTTATTGTCAATTCGAAATTTTAGTTGCCATCTTTCGGAAAGATCTTGAATTTTTTACTGTTGAAGCCTTGATGGTGAATTGATCAAGTTAAGAAACAGATTTGAGATTAAAATCTGGATTTGCTGGCAAATGTTTTAGATGCTTTAGCTGGTTTCTCTAATACTACAACGTAATTTTTCGCAGGTGCAATGATGGAGATCCGCTTCCTTCTGATGATCAATCATATATCATCAACAATGTCTTGGAGTATCATCCTGATAAAGCAGCAAAAATGGGAGCTGGAATCGATTTTATCACGGTACGCAGCACTTCCTACCTAACTCCTGTTACCTGCCTTTCTTAATTTTAAATACAAAAACTTTTCTATTATAATCGGAATAAAACGGGAGCTGGAATCAATTTTCTCAAGTTCCAAGACATTGTTGATGATATATGATTGGTCTCGTATTGGATATTTCTCAGTACTTGGAAATTTTCTTTCGTTAGCAAAATTAGGCATTGGGGCTGTGTACTTTatctctcttttcttttttcctaccctaatacaacaacaacaacaataccccagtgcctcaatggctcccgcaaattgcggggtaagggggggtcggatgtacgcagccttacccttgtgttagcaacacaaagaggctgtttccgaatgacccaagatgaaaattgcgtcgagaactgcatcgaaggaccgctacttcacaaaagaaagaagcgcaaccactttagtgagccattttgatttattccattataacCCAATAAAACGCGTAAAATGTGTTCTAATTATTTACCTATTGGCCGGTTGCCTAAGGCATGTCAATCAAAGTTGGGGACACTATTTTGGCCCCTCGTTTTCTTTGTTATGTGAACAGAGTTTGATATCTAGTGCTTCAATAGGTGAAAAAGCACAGCAACTTCCAGGAAAGCCGCTGCTTCTTTGTGGTATCAACTGATGGTCAGTCAGAGGACTTTTCCTACATTAAATGCTTGGAGAATTTCATTAAGGGGAAACACCCTTCCGTTGCTGAATCATTCAATTCCAAGTATTTCAGAAAGCCTCAGGCAGGTGGGAACCGTCAACCAGGGCAACGAACGCAAAATGCATCCGACTCCCCTAATTTCACACAAAGCTCACCTGAATCTCCAAATTTCACCCAAAATTCACCAGAGTCGCCAAATTTTACGCAAAATGTACCCGAGTCTCCAAAGCTCACACAAAATGCATCTGAACACTGAGGTATTGACTTTTTGTGTGTGTCTACTTACATTCTTATTAGTCATGTTGATGCGCTTACATAGttacacgttttttttttttcctttttgttgttgaagctaatttgtttttctttttggggaagtGGGTTTGCTCTCTCTTGGACAGTGGTTTTTATTCATCTGATAGTCTTGGTGATAGGCTCGTAAGTCGTAATAGTGTCATTGCTAGTtaatttgatttgtggtaatGACGTCATTTTGTGTAATGTGCATTTGCTTGCTTGATACTCCCTCCTTTTTTTTCCCATTTCATTCTTCACTCTTTTTAAGAAAGTGTGTTGACAAATTTACCTCTCTTTTCCCCATTCTCCCTCAGACCCACTCCCGAAAATTCTCCGCTTACCCCACATTCCAACAACCACCTACCCACAACCAAACTCATGCCCTCCGACCACCCATGAAACCCTCGAACGACCCACGATAACCCACCCACGATGCTCTCCAACCGCCCATGAAGCTCTTCAACCACCCATGACGATCACCAATTACAACACTCCACGACAATGATGATTACATCATCCCAAGAATCACCATGTAAAACACCCCGACCACCTCGTGAAATACCCTGAAATCACTACCAACCCTAAATGTCAGGGAAAAAAAAGGACGGAGGTCGACCACCGCAGGGGGAACACGATGTCAGCCATGTCACTGATGTGTGTGATGAAGGTGGTGAGATGGTGCAAGGATGTCAATGAGTGTTTTGTACGCGAATAAGCTTAAGAATAGTATTACTGCAACTCTGCAAGCAAGGTAGTTTCCACTGAGGAATGCGAGAGGTGAGGCAACGATTGGTGACGGAAAGGAGGAGAAGGGGTTGCACTTAGAGTTGGCGCTTATGCTTGCAGCATGTAGGTTCAAAGTATATCTGGTGGTTGGTAGGTAGTGTCCATCTGGTGGGGCAGGTAGACAGGTGTAGGCAGTTCGGttagaagggaaagaaagggaaatggatcctctccatttcctttctctccatttcctctcacaatttctttaaataataatttccccCTTTCACCCTCATTTTCCTTCTTctttatgcgtaaatttagaaccgttagatgtTGTCCAAATGCGATTTAGACCATTGATAGGAACTTGCctcatttctttttaggaaatggagagaaaatggGCTCGAAAGAAAGATGTAGGGAAATGGATAGTGAGTATGGGATTTTAGTAATTATAACCAAGTGATACGGACAATTTTGTAAAAAGGTAGTATTAAAAAGTTGCAAAAAAGGAAAGGTATAGAAGTGGGAAGACGATAAAAAACTTGGCCAAAAGTGGAAAGTGGGAAGAAAATAGAGAAAAATTGAAGGAGTATTCATTTTTCCAATTGTTTCTATTGATAAATGATATTTCTGCAACGTGGCAGTTTCAAACGAGGATTCATGCTAGCCAACCTAAAATCATTTTGTGATGAAGATTTTGGCAGTTTCAAAGGCGGTGGTTTGTTTTACTTGTTTATGTTGATATTGATATCTATAAATATAGATTGACTTTTGTGTTAAACTTATTACCTGTGCTTGCCTTCCTATGTTGCTGGGTTTTGGGTTGAATGTCGAACGGTGTATAACTTAATTTTGAGACACTAGGATTATGTCCTAAAAAGATAACAAAAAGTTCGAACATATGatatatttatattttttttaaatgattagaGATCTGTTATTTGGGGCACGAGGCTTTAAATCTCATCAAGCCATGATTTCCGTAGCATTTTTTTACGTACAGTGTACATATCCTTTTAATCATGTATGACAGTTCTAAAGGGATTAATGTTAACCGACCCCAAATCTTTAAAATTGAATTGATTAGGTTCACATTTATAAGTCACTTTTTTACGAAGTTGTCATTGGATGTTTTTTCCCCTTGgaatttttttgttaaaattctcGTTTccttttgcatttagtttaacaACTGCATGCTTCTTTGCTGGCTGTGGGAGGATTGCTGCATTAGTCTGATCTGAAGCAATTTTCTTTTGATGGTCATCTTTAAATGCTTTGTGCAAATAATTACTCCCATACCAACCTGGCCTTAAGCtacacaactttttttttttccaggtGCATGTCGATGGTTTGATTAGTTGAAAATCGCCAGCCTCGTCCTTTTCCCAAACAAGATGGATCGAGTTCTGAATAGCATTGCTGGTGGTGCTTGTAGCAGAGGATTGACAAGGCCATTGATAGAAAGTACATTTCCTTAGAGGTAGTTTCCGAGTAATAGGCTTCATTGTGGATCTTAACTTGTGTAGTTCTGTAGATAGTAGTTGCCTGATGGCTGTCTTCCTCTTTCCCTATTATTTATCAAGGCTACCTGTTTTAGGGTTATTTTGGGTCCGTCCAACGTTTGTTTGCTATTTACTGAAGTAGGGGTTTACTTAAAGTTTAAGGCATAATGCTTCAGTAGTATTTCAAGCAGGAGTGTTTTGTACATTGTTGTTGGCCTTTATTATGTTCCCAAGGACAAAAGGAGGCAAGGAATGGCTTCTCAGTTTGCCTAAGATATGTTTTGTACTTGACGTCTTGACCCAAGATCTAAAGAAGGCTCGAATTGTACAATATTTGACTCGGCCTGACTTAAATTCAACCTGTTCTTGGTGGATCAACAATTGACCAGGCCTGTATGAACATAACTCCAAGTACTCCAAAATTGAATGATTAAGTTTAAAAACTGTTAGAAGTGACTTATAAATGTGAACATAATCAATTCAATTTTAAATGGAACAACATTGGTG is a window encoding:
- the LOC141610026 gene encoding DNA-directed RNA polymerase V subunit 1, which translates into the protein MILETEESATSSAADGEIVGIQFGLASHHEIRTSSISDCPISHASQLANPFLGLPLETGKCESCGTAEPGKCEGHFGYIELPIPVYHPSHISELKRMLSLICLKCLKMKTSKVPSKNNGVMERLLSACCEEASHVSIKEVKSTDGASFLELKIPGRARVHDAAWSFLGRFGYKYGDGSSRTLLASEVLAMLKKLREETKRKLAKKGYFAQDGYILTYLPVPPNCLSVPDVSDGVSVMSSDLCSSMLKKVLRQIDIIRSSRSGEPNFEAHEVEANDLQIAVSHYLDVRGTSKAARDGDKRFGVSKEASSSSTKAWLEKMRTLFISKGSGFSSRSVITGDAFRPVNEVGIPSEIAQKMTFEERVNVHNIQYLQRLVDNNLCLTFRDGSATYSLKEGSKGHTFLRIGQVVHRRIMDGDVVFINRPPTTHKHSLQALRVYIHDDHVVKINPLMCGPLAADFDGDCVHLFYPQSLSARAEVLELFSVDKQLLSSHSGNLNLQLATDALLSLKMIFSMYFMDKASAQQLVMHSSTSLPSPAVRKACSAGPRWSAQQILQTALPPQFECQGERLLIRGSEILKLDFNRDIIASVISDILTSLFFSKSPKQALNFFDSLQPLLMENIFSEGFSVSLSDFFVPFSELEGIQTQIQDMISPLLFQLRSSFNELIQLQFESYMKLLKVPISNFILKFSALGNLIDSRSESAIDKIVQQIGFLGLQLSDKRKFYSKSLVEEVGSLFKSKHPFACLYPSEECGLVRSCFFRGLDPYQEMVHSIATREVIVRSSKGLAEPGTLFKNLMAVLRDVVICYDGSVRNVSSNSVIQFEYGLEGVTSQSLFPAGEPVGVLAATAMSNPAYKAVLDSSPSSNSSWDLMKEILFCRANFRNDFNDRRVILYLNDCTCGRKYCQENASFVVKNHLKKVSLRDAAVEFLIEYKRPKAEPGSTDIESGLVGHIHLNATLLRESKISTHDILQKCEEQVNVLRRKKKYGQCFKRMSLSVSECCQFPTSGGRWTDMPCLKFFWEDMADPHIEKISHIMADLICPVLLDTVIKGDPRISTVNIVWINPGTTSWVQSPCERKGELGVEVTLEKTAVRQSGDAWRIVLDCCLPIFHLVDTRRSIPYAIKQIQDLLGISCGFDQAVQRLSTSVTLVTRGVLKEHLILLASSMTCSGNLVGFNISGIKALCRALSAQVPFTEATLYTPRKCFERASEKRHVDSLAGIVASCSWGKRVAVGTGTKFEILWDTKEIEMDKEPIDVYNFLHLVRSSNEEGMETGCLGEDIDEFDWEDSHMEPALSPDQENKAVFEEIIELDMHSQEQGGGSSESGWNVGSKSAEGNGWANWGPKKDPPQPEDRSGSASWDVPKNQDSAKGDGSASWGTKKDQSRPEDSSTTAGWGASKTQDSEEGEKNQAWGNTHNSVQEKAMWGQPQPEDRSGSASWDVPKSQDSAKGNDSVNWGTKKDQSRPEDSSKTAGWGASKTQDSEKEGEKNQAWGNTRNSVQEKATWGPPSTASWKQNKNDGDDNQLAGSLSLESESGRKIESSWGPVKEGSSLKETTPASSDDWRSKKSVRTSSDDWGSKKSVGTSSNGWNSQQTKSSWNSGRNDGGEKSSLETPSVVPWSKNNSQGGGGWASTQANQHVETGAGWGASKTQNSENEGEKDQAWGNSRNSVQEKAMWGPPSAASWKQNKNNGDDKQLAGSLSLESESGRKIESSWGPLKEGPSLKETTPVSSDDWGSKKSVGKSSDEWGSKKSVGTSSDDWGSKKSVGTSSNGWNSQETKSSWNSGRNDGGEKSSLETPSGSPWSKNNSQGGGGGWASTQANQQGETGGWGSEKKGSNTQFSWKHNHEEPQSQSGRSFGRGSGRGDNGGGRGWGSNNSGEWKSRKNRLPKQPGSNDDFSNVALTATKRRMDLFPAEEQDALSEIEKIMLAIRRIMHQSGCNDGDPLPSDDQSYIINNVLEYHPDKAAKMGAGIDFITVKKHSNFQESRCFFVVSTDGQSEDFSYIKCLENFIKGKHPSVAESFNSKYFRKPQAGGNRQPGQRTQNASDSPNFTQSSPESPNFTQNSPESPNFTQNVPESPKLTQNASEH